In Oryza brachyantha chromosome 1, ObraRS2, whole genome shotgun sequence, the following are encoded in one genomic region:
- the LOC102716453 gene encoding probable ribosome biogenesis protein RLP24, protein MRLEKCWFCSSTIYPGHGIQFVRNDAKIFRFCRSKCHKNFKMKRNPRKVKWTKAYRCLHGKDMTQDSTFEFERKRNRPERYDRNVTEQTLKAIPLITKIRHDRQKKHITERQKQGKTKERERDAKELEQDIQMLPKKDVLSAQKTKVVVKVSQQQTEENLMEE, encoded by the exons ATGAGGTTGGAGAAGTGCTGGTTCTGCTCCTCCACCATCTACCCCGGCCACGGCATCCAGTTCGTCCGCAACGACGCCAAG ATCTTTCGCTTTTGCCGGTCAAAATGCCATAAAAATTTCAAGATGAAGAGGAATCCTCGTAAGGTTAAATGGACAAAAGCATACAGGTGCTTGCATGGGAAGGACATGACGCAG GACTCCACCTTTGAGTTTGAGAGGAAGAGGAACAGGCCAGAGCGCTATGACCGGAATGTTACTGAACAAACACTTAAGGCTATCCCTCTTATTACAAAGATTAGACATGATCGGCAGAAGAAACATATTACAGAGAG GCAAAAACAGGGTAAGACAAAGGAACGTGAGAGAGATGCTAAGGAATTGGAACAGGATATTCAAATGCTCCCAAAGAAAGATGTGCTCTCCGCACAAAAAACAAAGGTCGTGGTCAAAGTTTCTCAGCAGCAGACCGAAGAGAATCTTATGGAAGAGTAA